A stretch of the Arthrobacter sp. PAMC 25486 genome encodes the following:
- a CDS encoding urease subunit beta, with translation MKPGEYILRDEPVLCNAGSEAIQLSVVNRGDRPVQVGSHYHFAEVNDALEFDRDAAYGRRLDIPAGTAVRFEPGDPKTVNLIELSGTRHVYGFRDQVNGKLDGADAHPGAGQNATTEKDGQ, from the coding sequence ATGAAACCAGGGGAATACATTCTGCGTGATGAGCCGGTGCTCTGCAATGCCGGTTCCGAAGCCATTCAACTCTCCGTCGTCAATCGCGGGGACCGCCCCGTCCAGGTCGGCTCCCACTACCATTTTGCCGAAGTTAACGACGCCCTGGAATTCGACCGCGACGCCGCATACGGCCGCCGCCTCGACATTCCCGCGGGCACCGCCGTCCGCTTCGAACCCGGTGATCCCAAGACCGTGAACCTCATCGAACTCTCCGGCACCCGTCATGTGTACGGCTTCCGTGACCAAGTCAATGGGAAGCTCGACGGCGCAGACGCCCACCCAGGTGCCGGGCAAAACGCAACCACCGAAAAGGACGGACAATGA
- the ureG gene encoding urease accessory protein UreG codes for MKPIKIGIGGPVGAGKTQLVERLTRALDGQVSSAAITNDIYTIEDAKILAANGVLPLDRIIGIETGGCPHTAIREDTSMNSAAVAELEARHPDLQVIFIESGGDNLSATFSPELVDFSIYIIDVAQGEKIPRKAGQGMIKSDLFVINKIDLAPYVGADLSVMEADTLEFRGHKPYCFTNLKTDDGLEHVINWLKRDVLMLDLAN; via the coding sequence ATGAAACCGATCAAGATTGGCATTGGCGGCCCGGTTGGCGCCGGCAAGACTCAGCTCGTGGAGCGCCTCACGCGTGCCCTGGACGGACAGGTGTCGAGCGCCGCGATAACGAACGACATTTACACGATCGAGGACGCGAAGATCCTCGCCGCGAACGGCGTCCTGCCGCTGGATCGGATCATCGGCATTGAGACCGGCGGCTGCCCGCACACCGCAATCCGCGAGGACACGTCCATGAACTCGGCCGCGGTGGCGGAATTGGAAGCGCGGCACCCTGACCTGCAGGTCATTTTCATCGAGTCGGGCGGCGACAACCTTTCGGCCACGTTCAGCCCGGAATTGGTGGATTTCTCGATCTATATCATCGATGTGGCGCAGGGTGAGAAGATCCCGCGGAAGGCTGGGCAGGGCATGATCAAGTCGGATCTGTTCGTCATCAACAAGATCGATCTGGCCCCGTACGTGGGTGCGGATTTGTCCGTGATGGAGGCCGACACCCTCGAATTCCGTGGCCACAAGCCGTACTGCTTCACGAACCTGAAGACCGACGACGGCTTGGAACACGTCATCAACTGGCTCAAGCGCGACGTGCTCATGCTTGACCTGGCGAACTAG
- the ureE gene encoding urease accessory protein UreE: MIIEAILGNKFDPATASFDPAALDGLHEERVVLPLALLVKRILRVTTDHGRELGIRLAGDAVADLRDGDVLHLDDKDAIVISVEHSDVLVIAPESVREMGVVAHNLGNRHMQAQFFGEDSEYQAQVMVLAYDHTVEDYLKHVGVPYSRQERVMPVPFRHAEHTH; the protein is encoded by the coding sequence TTGATTATTGAAGCCATCCTTGGCAATAAGTTTGACCCGGCGACAGCAAGCTTTGACCCGGCGGCACTTGACGGTCTGCATGAGGAACGCGTCGTGCTGCCCTTGGCCCTGCTGGTCAAGCGCATCCTGCGCGTCACCACCGACCATGGCCGAGAGCTGGGCATCCGTCTGGCCGGAGACGCCGTGGCCGACCTCCGTGACGGCGATGTCCTCCATCTTGATGACAAGGACGCCATCGTGATCTCCGTCGAGCACAGCGACGTCCTGGTGATCGCCCCGGAGTCCGTCAGGGAGATGGGCGTCGTGGCTCACAACCTCGGCAACCGGCACATGCAAGCCCAGTTCTTCGGCGAGGACAGCGAGTACCAGGCCCAGGTCATGGTGCTCGCCTACGACCACACGGTGGAGGACTACCTCAAGCACGTGGGTGTGCCGTACTCACGGCAGGAACGCGTCATGCCCGTGCCGTTCCGCCACGCAGAACACACGCACTAA
- a CDS encoding urease accessory protein UreF: MTAAPSYLLPLLQLSDSALPTGAFSHSLGMETHLERGIVHDEQSFANWLTQFIRIQLVHSDGLAIRLAYEADTPAELFRVDRELHAAALPREIREAGVKMGARMLDIAGSVFPCAELEDYATAVGSGECAGHPALAFAIAGKNLGVPLEELLSTYLFSTVTSLTQNAIRGIPLGQNAGQRVLAAAHREVRDGVALVLTLGREDFGVTAPGLEIAQMQHERQRARMFMS, from the coding sequence ATGACGGCCGCTCCGAGTTACCTGTTGCCGCTGCTGCAGCTGAGCGATTCGGCGCTGCCCACCGGCGCGTTCAGCCACTCACTCGGCATGGAAACACACCTCGAGCGGGGCATTGTTCATGATGAGCAAAGCTTCGCGAACTGGCTGACCCAGTTCATCCGCATCCAGCTCGTCCACTCGGACGGGCTCGCGATCCGCCTCGCCTACGAGGCGGACACCCCGGCCGAACTGTTCCGCGTGGACAGGGAACTGCACGCAGCAGCCCTGCCCCGGGAGATCCGGGAGGCCGGGGTGAAGATGGGTGCGCGCATGCTCGACATCGCCGGCTCTGTCTTCCCCTGCGCGGAACTTGAGGACTATGCGACGGCGGTCGGCTCGGGGGAGTGCGCCGGCCACCCGGCCCTGGCCTTCGCCATCGCGGGCAAGAACCTGGGCGTGCCGCTGGAGGAACTGCTGAGCACGTACCTGTTTTCCACCGTCACCTCGCTGACGCAGAACGCGATCCGCGGCATTCCGCTCGGCCAAAATGCCGGCCAACGCGTCCTTGCCGCCGCACACCGGGAGGTGCGTGACGGCGTCGCACTTGTCCTGACGCTGGGACGCGAGGACTTCGGTGTTACGGCACCGGGCCTGGAAATCGCGCAAATGCAACACGAACGCCAACGCGCCCGCATGTTCATGTCATGA
- a CDS encoding VOC family protein, translating into MQLGAFSVSLTVKDLKVSVAFYEKLGFTHHVGDVAQNWLVMKNADAVIGLFQGMFEKNSLTFNPGWNQDARPVSPFTDVREIQKRLKADGVEFVTEADEATSGPASFVVLDPDGNPIIVDQHV; encoded by the coding sequence ATGCAGCTCGGCGCATTCTCAGTCAGCCTCACGGTCAAAGACCTCAAGGTCTCCGTGGCGTTTTACGAAAAGCTCGGATTCACCCACCACGTTGGTGATGTGGCCCAGAACTGGCTCGTGATGAAGAACGCGGACGCCGTGATCGGACTGTTCCAGGGCATGTTCGAGAAGAACTCACTCACGTTCAATCCAGGCTGGAACCAGGACGCCCGACCTGTATCGCCGTTTACCGATGTGCGCGAGATCCAAAAACGACTCAAGGCAGACGGTGTGGAATTCGTCACCGAGGCCGATGAGGCCACGTCCGGCCCGGCCAGCTTCGTGGTGCTGGACCCCGACGGGAACCCCATCATTGTGGACCAGCACGTCTGA
- a CDS encoding TetR/AcrR family transcriptional regulator, with the protein MAARGSYAKGIAKRDEILTTALEVIATHGYRKTSLRELATAVNLSQTGLLHYFGTKEDLFIAVLRKRDEVDTETYGLGSGKVIGIEALLNVVRHNIDVPGLVHLYTQFSAEASDASHPAHHFFQERSAYFRRMITTSIEAQQAAGTLPPALDGEDIAMLMIASSDGLQSQWLLDDTIDMVGGLTRLWEALTRK; encoded by the coding sequence ATGGCTGCACGAGGATCTTACGCAAAAGGCATCGCCAAGCGCGACGAAATTCTAACCACCGCCCTTGAGGTGATTGCCACACACGGCTACCGCAAGACCTCCCTCAGGGAACTTGCCACCGCCGTCAACCTCAGCCAAACCGGACTGCTGCACTACTTTGGCACCAAGGAGGACCTCTTCATTGCGGTGCTGCGCAAGCGTGACGAGGTCGATACGGAGACCTACGGCCTGGGCAGCGGGAAAGTGATTGGCATCGAGGCGTTGCTGAATGTGGTGCGGCACAATATCGATGTCCCGGGACTGGTTCATCTCTATACGCAATTTTCCGCCGAGGCCTCCGACGCCAGCCACCCCGCCCATCATTTCTTCCAGGAACGCTCAGCTTACTTTCGGCGCATGATCACCACCAGCATTGAGGCGCAGCAGGCGGCAGGCACCTTGCCCCCGGCACTCGACGGCGAAGACATCGCCATGCTCATGATCGCCAGCAGCGACGGCCTCCAGAGCCAATGGCTGCTGGATGACACCATCGACATGGTCGGCGGTCTCACCCGGCTGTGGGAGGCATTGACGCGCAAGTAG
- a CDS encoding NADP-dependent oxidoreductase: protein MSTSVSTQIQLAARPSGWPTAADFATVKLELGELGPGQVRVVNEFMSVDPYMRGRMSDAKSYAAPFTLGETMTGGAIGRVVESTSENIPVGSVVLHQFGWRDVVQEDAACFKVVPELPGVPLSVYLGMLGMTGFTGYVGLTAIAGMRPGDTVFISGAAGAVGTAAGQIARLLGAGRVIGSAGSEEKVALLTEKYGYDAAFNYKSGPVRELLAAAAPEGIDVFFDNVGGDHLEAALDVFNPGGRAALCGAIAGYNVTDRKVGPDNMVNMITRGLSLKGFTLGSYLDLAPEFNGHMSKWFAAGEIAFDETVVDGIDNAVDAFLGMMQGANTGKMVVRTAVLAELIA from the coding sequence GTGTCCACATCAGTCAGCACCCAGATTCAGCTCGCCGCCCGACCCAGTGGCTGGCCCACTGCCGCCGATTTCGCCACCGTGAAGCTGGAGCTTGGAGAGCTCGGGCCGGGACAGGTCCGGGTCGTCAACGAGTTCATGTCGGTGGACCCCTACATGCGCGGGCGAATGAGTGACGCCAAGAGCTATGCTGCGCCATTCACACTGGGTGAGACCATGACTGGCGGGGCCATTGGCCGCGTCGTTGAATCCACGAGCGAGAATATTCCCGTTGGGTCAGTGGTGCTCCACCAGTTCGGCTGGCGGGATGTTGTCCAGGAAGACGCCGCCTGCTTCAAGGTTGTTCCCGAACTGCCCGGCGTGCCGCTGTCGGTCTACTTGGGCATGCTCGGCATGACGGGATTCACCGGCTATGTGGGCTTGACCGCGATCGCCGGCATGAGGCCCGGCGACACCGTCTTCATTTCCGGCGCTGCGGGCGCCGTTGGTACCGCGGCCGGCCAGATTGCCCGCCTGCTGGGCGCCGGCCGCGTCATCGGCTCGGCCGGAAGCGAGGAGAAGGTCGCCCTGCTGACGGAGAAGTACGGCTACGACGCCGCCTTCAACTACAAGTCCGGACCTGTGCGCGAACTGCTCGCCGCCGCCGCACCTGAGGGCATCGACGTCTTCTTCGACAACGTCGGCGGGGACCACTTGGAAGCCGCGCTTGACGTGTTCAACCCCGGCGGCCGCGCTGCCCTCTGCGGTGCCATCGCCGGCTACAACGTCACAGACCGCAAGGTGGGCCCGGACAACATGGTCAACATGATTACCCGCGGACTTTCGCTCAAGGGATTCACGCTGGGCAGCTACCTTGACCTGGCCCCGGAATTCAACGGCCACATGAGCAAATGGTTCGCGGCCGGTGAGATCGCCTTCGACGAAACGGTGGTTGATGGCATCGACAACGCCGTCGACGCGTTCCTCGGCATGATGCAGGGGGCGAACACGGGCAAGATGGTGGTCCGCACCGCTGTATTGGCTGAGCTGATCGCTTAG
- the ureC gene encoding urease subunit alpha, with product MSFELSRKQYSDLYGPTTGDAVRLADTELFLEIEHDHTKYGEEVVYGGGKVIRDGMGQNGQRTRDEDIPDTVITNIIVLDYTGIYKADVALRDGHIFKIGKAGNPDISDGVNITIGVATDVIAGEGKIMTAGGIDTHVHFVSPDQVPVALASGVTTLIGGGTGPSDASKATTVSPGAWHISKMLQAVDNLPINVGLLGKGHASAREPLAEQVRAGAIGLKVHEDWGATYSSIDMSLKIADEFDVQVAIHSDTLNEFGFVEDTIKAIDGRVIHTFHTEGAGGGHAPDIIKIAALPNVLPASTNPTLPFTVNTIDEHLDMLMVCHHLSADIPEDVAFADSRIRKETIAAEDVLHDLGIFSITSSDSQAMGRVGEVVLRTWQVADAMKRQRGKYDDDPELGDNARLKRFVAKYTINPAIAHGIGDYVGSVEEGKFADLVLWEPAFFGVKPEMVIKGGQMVMSIMGDPNGSIPTPQPRTFRHNFGSLGRAVHSSSITFLSQAAIDAGVPAELGLAHEVRPCHGIRNLTKADMKHNGETPDIQVDPETYEVRVDGEVVTAEPSSVLPMAQRYFLF from the coding sequence ATGAGCTTTGAACTGAGCCGCAAGCAGTATTCCGACCTGTACGGTCCCACCACGGGTGACGCCGTCAGACTGGCAGACACCGAACTCTTCCTCGAAATCGAACACGACCACACCAAATATGGGGAGGAAGTTGTCTACGGCGGGGGCAAGGTCATCCGCGACGGCATGGGCCAAAACGGCCAGCGCACCAGGGACGAAGACATCCCGGACACCGTCATCACGAACATCATCGTGCTGGACTACACCGGCATCTACAAGGCGGACGTCGCCCTGCGCGACGGGCACATCTTCAAGATCGGCAAGGCCGGCAACCCTGACATCTCCGACGGCGTGAACATCACCATCGGCGTCGCCACCGACGTCATTGCCGGTGAAGGCAAAATCATGACCGCCGGCGGCATCGACACCCACGTGCACTTTGTCAGCCCCGACCAGGTCCCCGTCGCCCTGGCATCCGGCGTCACCACACTGATCGGTGGCGGCACCGGCCCGTCAGACGCGAGCAAGGCAACCACCGTCAGTCCCGGAGCCTGGCACATTTCCAAGATGCTGCAGGCCGTGGACAACCTCCCCATCAACGTCGGCCTGCTCGGCAAAGGCCACGCCAGTGCCCGTGAACCCCTCGCCGAGCAGGTCCGCGCCGGCGCGATCGGATTGAAGGTCCATGAGGACTGGGGCGCAACCTACTCATCCATCGACATGTCCTTGAAAATCGCCGATGAATTCGACGTCCAGGTCGCCATCCACTCCGACACGCTCAACGAGTTCGGCTTCGTGGAGGACACCATCAAGGCCATCGACGGCCGCGTCATCCACACCTTCCACACCGAAGGCGCCGGCGGCGGCCACGCCCCGGACATCATCAAGATCGCCGCCCTGCCCAACGTGCTGCCGGCGTCGACCAACCCCACCCTGCCCTTCACCGTCAACACCATCGATGAGCACCTGGACATGCTCATGGTCTGCCACCACCTCAGCGCGGACATCCCCGAGGACGTGGCGTTCGCCGACTCCCGCATCCGCAAAGAAACCATCGCCGCCGAGGACGTCCTGCACGACCTGGGCATCTTTTCCATCACCTCCTCCGACTCCCAGGCGATGGGCCGCGTCGGCGAGGTGGTCCTGCGCACCTGGCAGGTCGCAGACGCCATGAAGCGCCAGCGGGGGAAGTACGACGACGACCCCGAGTTGGGCGACAATGCGCGGCTGAAGCGTTTTGTTGCGAAATACACGATCAACCCGGCGATTGCCCACGGCATCGGTGACTACGTTGGCAGTGTTGAGGAAGGCAAGTTTGCCGACCTGGTGCTTTGGGAGCCGGCGTTCTTCGGTGTGAAGCCGGAGATGGTGATCAAGGGCGGCCAGATGGTGATGTCCATCATGGGAGATCCCAACGGCTCCATTCCCACACCGCAGCCGCGCACGTTCCGTCACAACTTTGGCTCGCTGGGCCGGGCGGTGCATTCCTCCTCCATCACGTTCCTGTCCCAGGCCGCCATCGATGCGGGGGTTCCTGCCGAGCTGGGCCTGGCACACGAGGTGCGTCCCTGCCACGGCATCCGCAACCTGACCAAGGCCGACATGAAGCACAATGGCGAAACACCCGACATCCAGGTGGACCCGGAAACCTACGAGGTTCGTGTTGACGGCGAGGTTGTCACGGCCGAACCTTCCAGCGTGCTGCCCATGGCGCAACGCTACTTCCTGTTCTAA
- a CDS encoding TetR/AcrR family transcriptional regulator yields MGRAQTFDTDEVVRAARAVFWERGYEDASLPSLERATSLSRSSIYHAFGSKRGLFDAALASYLAEIIRPRLQPLNSPDVAPEAITDYFSGLRAALAQPDSLQSHNGCLLLNAAGAPISHEEAVSHAIAGYRDELKNSLGRGVAAHRPGIDDGARLQLATVLSSLVVAAMTLSRIDNAQAVATLDTALALLQD; encoded by the coding sequence ATGGGACGCGCACAAACGTTTGACACGGACGAAGTCGTCCGCGCTGCACGGGCAGTGTTTTGGGAACGCGGCTATGAGGATGCCTCCCTGCCCAGCCTTGAGCGCGCCACGAGCCTGAGCCGCTCAAGCATCTACCACGCCTTCGGCAGCAAGCGCGGACTCTTCGACGCCGCCTTGGCCAGCTATCTTGCCGAGATCATCCGCCCCCGGCTGCAGCCGCTCAACTCCCCCGATGTGGCTCCGGAGGCGATCACCGACTACTTCAGCGGCCTGCGCGCCGCCCTCGCCCAGCCCGATTCCCTGCAGTCGCACAATGGCTGCCTGCTCCTCAATGCGGCGGGGGCGCCTATTTCCCATGAGGAAGCCGTGAGTCATGCGATCGCCGGCTACCGGGATGAGCTGAAGAACTCGCTCGGCCGGGGAGTCGCCGCCCACCGTCCAGGGATTGACGACGGCGCCCGTCTCCAGTTGGCCACTGTGCTGAGCTCACTGGTGGTTGCGGCCATGACCTTGTCCCGCATCGACAATGCGCAGGCCGTGGCCACCCTGGACACGGCTCTGGCGTTGCTGCAGGATTAA
- the arfB gene encoding alternative ribosome rescue aminoacyl-tRNA hydrolase ArfB, producing MDLMVSPTLTIPAAELGWRFSRSSGPGGQHVNTSDSRVELLWNVAESEVLSDEQRALLLTGLGRRLAGGVITVAAHEQRSQLRNREIAMEKLGALVAAALAPPPASRRSTKPTRGSKRRHQAAKQQRSATKQLRKRPPSD from the coding sequence ATGGATCTGATGGTTTCACCAACGCTGACGATTCCCGCGGCGGAGCTCGGCTGGCGGTTTTCGCGTTCCTCAGGGCCTGGCGGCCAGCATGTGAACACCTCCGACAGTAGGGTGGAGTTGCTGTGGAACGTGGCCGAATCCGAGGTGCTTTCCGATGAGCAGCGGGCCTTGCTGTTGACCGGGCTGGGGCGCAGGCTGGCGGGCGGCGTCATCACGGTGGCCGCGCACGAACAGCGCTCACAACTGCGCAACCGCGAAATTGCCATGGAAAAACTGGGCGCACTCGTTGCCGCGGCCTTGGCTCCGCCGCCCGCCTCGCGCCGCTCCACCAAACCCACCCGCGGATCGAAGCGGCGGCACCAGGCCGCGAAACAGCAGCGTTCGGCGACGAAACAACTGCGGAAACGGCCGCCGTCGGACTGA
- a CDS encoding urease subunit gamma, with product MHLTPREQEKLMIVVAADLARRRQKRNLKLNHPEAVAILTYELIEGARDGRTVADLMSWGSTILSRSDVMEGVPEMIKDVQVEATFPDGTKLVTVHNPIR from the coding sequence ATGCATTTGACGCCCCGTGAGCAGGAAAAGCTCATGATAGTTGTCGCCGCCGATTTGGCCCGCCGCAGGCAAAAAAGGAACTTGAAACTCAACCACCCCGAAGCGGTCGCGATCCTCACCTATGAGTTGATCGAGGGGGCACGCGACGGCCGCACAGTTGCTGACCTGATGAGCTGGGGGAGCACCATCCTTTCCCGCTCGGATGTCATGGAAGGGGTGCCGGAGATGATCAAGGATGTTCAGGTCGAGGCAACTTTCCCCGACGGCACCAAGCTAGTCACAGTGCACAATCCCATTCGCTGA
- a CDS encoding antibiotic biosynthesis monooxygenase — MPKLQPVTVSIARTVQPGYHRQFAAWAHAGQELAREWPGYLGSGWVRSSMESNEWHVMYRFSDVETLRAWDESHERKWWIDSSGGLMEMTRVEHRTGIEGWFDQPGDVSITVPETVVPPRWKQAVGIFLPFFPLSLLSNILLKPVTEGWPLVLAVLLNICILTPLMTYLLLPLSMRLLRPWLQQPRKVRQKRT, encoded by the coding sequence GTGCCTAAACTTCAACCCGTCACTGTTTCCATCGCCCGCACCGTCCAGCCCGGCTACCACCGTCAATTTGCCGCGTGGGCGCATGCCGGCCAGGAGCTTGCCCGCGAATGGCCCGGCTACCTTGGCTCAGGCTGGGTTCGCAGCAGCATGGAGTCCAATGAATGGCACGTCATGTACCGCTTCTCCGACGTGGAAACGCTGCGTGCCTGGGATGAATCGCACGAGCGCAAGTGGTGGATCGACAGCAGCGGCGGACTCATGGAGATGACCCGCGTGGAGCACCGCACAGGCATCGAGGGCTGGTTTGACCAGCCGGGCGACGTCTCCATCACGGTGCCCGAGACGGTGGTGCCGCCCCGGTGGAAACAGGCAGTGGGCATCTTCCTGCCCTTCTTCCCGCTGAGCCTGCTCTCCAATATCCTCTTGAAGCCTGTGACCGAAGGCTGGCCGCTGGTGCTAGCGGTGCTGCTCAACATCTGTATCCTGACGCCGCTTATGACGTACCTCCTGCTGCCATTGAGCATGCGGCTGCTGCGTCCCTGGCTGCAACAACCGCGCAAGGTGCGCCAAAAGCGGACCTAG
- a CDS encoding glycoside hydrolase family 3 C-terminal domain-containing protein, which translates to MTNPTPEEVVGSLSLEQKAGLTSGADFWTSQEAPGVPSIMLTDGPHGVRKQQGGSDHLGLNASVPATCFPPAVALGSSFDAELLGRVGVALGEEARAESVGVLLGPGVNIKRSPLCGRNFEYLSEDPILSGVLGAALVNGLQSQGVGASVKHFAANNQETDRMRISADIDERPLREIYLRSFQRVVQDAAPWTVMCSYNRINGVFASQDPWLLTSVLREEWGYQGLVVSDWGAVVDRVASLTAGLDLEMPSSGGRTDAELVAAVGAGTLSETVLDTAAVRVVDMVQKAVAGADSSATYDAAAHHALAREAAAASMVLLKNDGVLPLSPDSSVAVIGHVAQAPRYQGAGSSQINPTRLDNALDEIRALSTLEVPFAAGYSEDGSSTPEQTAEAVAAASAAGTVLLFLGVPAAQESEGFDRDHLELPAQQLELLEAVLAVNARTVVVLSNGGVVRLSAFAERVPAILEGWLLGQAGGGATAQVLYGVVNPAGRLAETIPVRLEDTPAYGNFPGEHGHVRYGEGLLVGYRWYDARDMPVSFPFGHGLSYTTFEYSDMSAVADDAGITVSLTVTNTGGRDGADVVQVYTGLSDSSVARAPQELKGFAKVHLAVGASSSVVVQVRREDLAYWDTRISAWTVEGGPYTVSVGASSRDIRAEASVEVAGDEIRVPLSVDSTIGEVMAHPVAGPMIMAAVGGDGSGGILGDPSMLKMLESAPIGRMMGFPGSGVEPEQLAQLLAAANAE; encoded by the coding sequence ATGACCAACCCCACGCCCGAAGAAGTTGTAGGGTCCCTGAGCCTGGAGCAGAAGGCTGGACTGACCAGCGGTGCGGATTTCTGGACGTCGCAGGAGGCTCCCGGCGTCCCATCCATCATGCTGACCGACGGCCCGCACGGCGTGCGGAAGCAGCAGGGCGGCTCCGACCACCTGGGCCTGAACGCCAGTGTTCCCGCGACCTGTTTCCCGCCAGCAGTCGCGCTGGGTTCAAGCTTTGACGCCGAACTGCTGGGCCGGGTGGGCGTTGCCTTGGGCGAGGAGGCGCGCGCCGAAAGTGTTGGCGTACTGCTCGGACCGGGCGTGAACATCAAGCGCTCCCCCTTGTGCGGGCGCAACTTCGAGTACCTCTCGGAGGATCCGATCCTGTCCGGCGTGCTGGGCGCGGCCCTGGTCAACGGTTTGCAGTCCCAGGGTGTTGGCGCCTCCGTGAAGCACTTTGCCGCGAACAACCAGGAAACCGACCGCATGCGCATCTCGGCCGACATCGATGAACGCCCGCTGCGCGAAATCTACCTGCGCAGTTTCCAGCGCGTGGTCCAGGACGCCGCGCCGTGGACCGTCATGTGCTCCTACAACCGCATCAACGGCGTGTTCGCCTCCCAGGACCCATGGCTGCTGACCTCCGTGCTGCGCGAGGAATGGGGTTACCAAGGCCTGGTGGTTTCCGACTGGGGAGCCGTGGTGGACCGCGTTGCATCCCTGACCGCCGGACTTGATTTGGAGATGCCGTCCAGCGGCGGCCGCACCGACGCCGAGCTGGTGGCCGCCGTCGGCGCCGGTACGCTGTCCGAGACTGTTTTGGACACCGCCGCCGTGCGAGTGGTGGATATGGTGCAGAAGGCCGTTGCCGGCGCGGATTCCTCCGCCACGTATGACGCCGCCGCCCACCATGCACTGGCCCGTGAGGCGGCTGCTGCCAGCATGGTGCTTTTGAAGAACGACGGCGTCCTGCCGCTCTCCCCCGATTCTTCCGTTGCCGTGATTGGCCATGTGGCGCAGGCTCCGCGTTACCAGGGTGCCGGCAGTTCGCAGATCAACCCGACCCGGCTGGACAATGCGCTCGATGAGATCCGCGCCCTGTCCACCCTCGAGGTTCCCTTTGCTGCAGGCTACAGCGAGGACGGCTCCTCCACACCCGAACAGACGGCAGAAGCCGTGGCTGCCGCCTCCGCCGCCGGCACCGTGCTGTTGTTCCTGGGCGTTCCCGCCGCGCAGGAATCCGAAGGCTTTGACCGCGACCACCTGGAGCTCCCTGCCCAGCAGCTCGAGCTGCTGGAAGCCGTCTTGGCCGTCAACGCCCGCACCGTGGTGGTCCTGTCCAACGGCGGTGTGGTGCGGCTATCAGCCTTTGCCGAGCGTGTCCCGGCCATCCTGGAAGGCTGGCTCCTGGGCCAGGCGGGAGGCGGGGCAACCGCACAGGTGCTGTACGGCGTCGTCAATCCCGCGGGACGGCTGGCCGAAACCATCCCGGTCCGGCTCGAGGACACACCAGCCTACGGGAACTTCCCGGGCGAGCACGGCCATGTCCGCTACGGCGAGGGTCTGCTGGTGGGCTACCGCTGGTACGACGCGCGCGACATGCCGGTGTCCTTCCCCTTTGGGCACGGCCTGTCGTACACCACCTTTGAGTATTCGGATATGAGCGCCGTGGCGGACGACGCCGGGATCACCGTTTCACTGACTGTCACGAACACCGGCGGCCGGGACGGCGCCGACGTGGTGCAGGTGTACACCGGCCTTTCCGATTCGTCCGTTGCACGGGCCCCGCAGGAGCTGAAGGGCTTTGCCAAGGTTCACCTGGCCGTCGGCGCCAGCTCGTCGGTTGTTGTTCAGGTGCGCCGCGAGGACCTGGCGTACTGGGACACCCGCATTTCTGCTTGGACTGTTGAAGGCGGCCCTTACACGGTGTCCGTGGGCGCCTCGAGCCGCGACATTCGGGCCGAGGCGTCCGTCGAGGTGGCCGGAGACGAGATTCGCGTGCCGTTGAGCGTTGATTCAACCATTGGCGAAGTTATGGCGCACCCGGTGGCTGGCCCCATGATCATGGCAGCCGTGGGTGGTGATGGTTCGGGCGGGATCCTAGGTGATCCGTCGATGCTGAAAATGCTGGAGTCGGCGCCCATTGGGCGCATGATGGGCTTCCCGGGATCGGGTGTTGAGCCGGAGCAGTTGGCCCAGCTGCTGGCGGCCGCAAACGCGGAGTAG
- a CDS encoding dihydrofolate reductase family protein, whose product MALADALLLGRRTYTAFARDWPHIIDPADPFTARMNSLPKYVASNSLVEGSWYPTTILSGDVRARLTEHKSQPGGEIPVHGSATPAQSLFAGELIDELRLVIAPVVVGSGRRLFPDGCAPAGLRLISCRTPPGGLSLNNYQVTGSPAFSTYTGVSDVTSH is encoded by the coding sequence CTGGCACTCGCGGACGCCCTGCTACTGGGCCGCCGCACGTACACCGCCTTCGCCCGCGACTGGCCGCACATCATTGACCCCGCCGACCCCTTCACGGCACGCATGAACAGTCTGCCCAAATATGTTGCCTCCAACTCTCTGGTTGAGGGTTCGTGGTACCCCACCACCATCCTGTCCGGCGACGTCCGGGCGCGGCTCACCGAGCACAAGTCGCAGCCGGGCGGAGAAATCCCAGTACATGGCAGCGCCACACCGGCCCAATCACTGTTCGCAGGCGAACTGATCGACGAACTCCGACTCGTCATCGCCCCAGTCGTCGTGGGCAGCGGCCGCCGTCTCTTCCCTGACGGCTGCGCTCCTGCCGGGCTGCGCCTCATCTCCTGCCGCACCCCGCCCGGGGGCCTGTCCCTCAACAACTACCAGGTCACGGGCTCCCCCGCCTTCTCCACTTACACCGGCGTGAGTGACGTCACCTCCCACTGA